The following coding sequences lie in one Saimiri boliviensis isolate mSaiBol1 chromosome 6, mSaiBol1.pri, whole genome shotgun sequence genomic window:
- the MUS81 gene encoding crossover junction endonuclease MUS81 isoform X6 has translation MAAPVRLGRKRPLPACPNPLFVRWLTEWRDEATRSGRRTRFVFQKALRSLRRYPLPLRSGKEAKILQHFGDGLCRMLDERLQRHRTSGGDHAPGSPSGQNRPAPQGRPAEVQDSSMPVPAQPKVGGSGSYWPARHSGARVILLLLYQEHLNPNGHQFLTKEELLQRCAQKAPKVAPGRARPWPALRSLLHRNLVLRTHQPARYSLTPEGLELAQKLAESEGLSLLNVGIRPEEPPGEETAVPGAASAELAGHRPELLRELQRLHVTHTVRKLHVGDFVWVAQETNPRDPAASPAELVLDHVVERKRLDDLCSSIIDGRFREQKFRLKRCGLERRVYLVEEHGSVHNLSLPESTLLQAVTNTQVIDGFFVKRTADIKESAAYLALLTRGLQRLYQGHTLRSRPWGTPGNPESGAMPSPNPLCSLLTFSDFNAGAIKNKAQSVREVFARQLMQVRGVSGEKAAALVDRYSTPASLLAAYDACATPKEQETLLSTIKCGRLQRNLGPALSRTLSQLYCSYSPLT, from the exons ATGGCGGCACCCGTCCGCCTGGGTCGGAAGCGCCCGCTGCCTGCCTGTCCCAACCCGCTCTTCGTTCGCTGGCTGACCGAGTGGCGGGACGAGGCGACCCGCAGCGGGCGCCGCACGCGCTTCGTGTTTCAGAAG GCGCTGCGCTCCCTCCGGCGGTACCCACTGCCGCTGCGCAGCGGGAAGGAAGCTAAGATTCTGCAGCACTTCGGAGACGGGCTCTGCCGGATGCTGGACGAGCGGCTGCAGCGGCACCGAACATCGGGCG GTGACCATGCCCCAGGCTCACCATCTGGACAGAACAGGCCAGCACCGCAGGGGCGACCTGCAGAAGTCCAGGACTCTTCCATGCCA GTTCCTGCCCAGCCCAAAGTGGGAGGCTCTGGCAGCTACTGGCCAGCTCGGCACTCAGGAGCTCGAGTAATACTGTTGCTGCTCTACCAGGAGCACCTG AATCCTAATGGCCACCAGTTCTTAACCAAGGAGGAGCTGCTGCAGAGGTGTGCTCAGAAGGCCCCCAAG GTAGCCCCTGGGAGAGCTCGACCCTGGCCAGCCCTCCGCTCCCTCCTCCACAGGAACCTGGTCCTCAGGACACACCAGCCAGCCAG gtacTCATTGACCCCAGAGGGCCTGGAGCTGGCCCAGAAGTTGGCTGAATCGGAAGGCCTGAGCTTGCTGAATGTGGGCATCAGGCCCGAAGAGCCCCCTGGGGAGGAGACAGCAGTGCCAGGAGCAGCTTCAGCAGAGCT GGCAGGGCACAGGCCAGAGCTGCTCCGAGAGCTACAGCGGCTGCACGTGACCCACACGGTGCGCAAGCTGCATGTTGGGGATTTTGTGTGGGTGGCACAGGAGACCAATCCTAGAGATCCAG CAGCAAGCCCTGCGGAGTTGGTGCTGGACCACGTCGTGGAGCGCAAGCGGCTGGATGACCTGTGCAGCAGCATCATTGACGGCCGCTTCCGGGAGCAGAAG TTCCGGCTGAAGCGCTGCGGCCTGGAGCGCCGGGTATACCTGGTGGAAGAGCATGGCTCAGTccacaacctcagccttccagagagCACGCTGCTACAGGCTGTCACCAACACTCAG GTCATTGATGGCTTTTTTGTGAAGCGCACAGCAGACATTAAGGAGTCAGCCGCCTACCTGGCCCTCTTGACACGGGGCTTGCAGAGACTCTACCAG GGCCACACCCTACGCAGCCGCCCCTGGGGAACCCCTGGGAACCCTGAATCAGGGGCCATGCCCTCTCCAAACCCTCTCTGCTCACTCCTCACCTTCAGTGACTTCAACGCAGGAGCCATCAAGAACAAG GCCCAGTCAGTGCGAGAAGTGTTTGCCCGGCAGCTGATGCAGGTGCGTGGAGTGAGTGGGGAGAAGGCAGCAGCCCTGGTAGATCGATACAGCACCCCTGCCAG CCTCCTGGCCGCCTATGATGCCTGTGCAACCCCCAAGGAACAAGAGACACTACTGAGCACCATCAAGTGTGGGCGTCTGCAGAG GAACCTGGGGCCTGCTCTGAGCAGGACTTTGTCCCAGCTCTACTGCAGCTACAGCCCCCTCACCTGA
- the MUS81 gene encoding crossover junction endonuclease MUS81 isoform X4, with protein sequence MAAPVRLGRKRPLPACPNPLFVRWLTEWRDEATRSGRRTRFVFQKALRSLRRYPLPLRSGKEAKILQHFGDGLCRMLDERLQRHRTSGGDHAPGSPSGQNRPAPQGRPAEVQDSSMPVPAQPKVGGSGSYWPARHSGARVILLLLYQEHLNPNGHQFLTKEELLQRCAQKAPKVAPGRARPWPALRSLLHRNLVLRTHQPARYSLTPEGLELAQKLAESEGLSLLNVGIRPEEPPGEETAVPGAASAELASEAGVQQPPLELRPGEYRVLLCVDTGETRGLPSLPLQGRAQARAAPRATAAARDPHASPAELVLDHVVERKRLDDLCSSIIDGRFREQKFRLKRCGLERRVYLVEEHGSVHNLSLPESTLLQAVTNTQVIDGFFVKRTADIKESAAYLALLTRGLQRLYQGHTLRSRPWGTPGNPESGAMPSPNPLCSLLTFSDFNAGAIKNKAQSVREVFARQLMQVRGVSGEKAAALVDRYSTPASLLAAYDACATPKEQETLLSTIKCGRLQRNLGPALSRTLSQLYCSYSPLT encoded by the exons ATGGCGGCACCCGTCCGCCTGGGTCGGAAGCGCCCGCTGCCTGCCTGTCCCAACCCGCTCTTCGTTCGCTGGCTGACCGAGTGGCGGGACGAGGCGACCCGCAGCGGGCGCCGCACGCGCTTCGTGTTTCAGAAG GCGCTGCGCTCCCTCCGGCGGTACCCACTGCCGCTGCGCAGCGGGAAGGAAGCTAAGATTCTGCAGCACTTCGGAGACGGGCTCTGCCGGATGCTGGACGAGCGGCTGCAGCGGCACCGAACATCGGGCG GTGACCATGCCCCAGGCTCACCATCTGGACAGAACAGGCCAGCACCGCAGGGGCGACCTGCAGAAGTCCAGGACTCTTCCATGCCA GTTCCTGCCCAGCCCAAAGTGGGAGGCTCTGGCAGCTACTGGCCAGCTCGGCACTCAGGAGCTCGAGTAATACTGTTGCTGCTCTACCAGGAGCACCTG AATCCTAATGGCCACCAGTTCTTAACCAAGGAGGAGCTGCTGCAGAGGTGTGCTCAGAAGGCCCCCAAG GTAGCCCCTGGGAGAGCTCGACCCTGGCCAGCCCTCCGCTCCCTCCTCCACAGGAACCTGGTCCTCAGGACACACCAGCCAGCCAG gtacTCATTGACCCCAGAGGGCCTGGAGCTGGCCCAGAAGTTGGCTGAATCGGAAGGCCTGAGCTTGCTGAATGTGGGCATCAGGCCCGAAGAGCCCCCTGGGGAGGAGACAGCAGTGCCAGGAGCAGCTTCAGCAGAGCT TGCCAGTGAAGCGGGGGTCCAGCAGCCGCCACTAGAGCTGAGGCCTGGAGAATACAGGGTACTATTGTGTGTGGACACCGGCGAGACCCGGGG GCTTCCTTCCTTGCCACTCCAGGGCAGGGCACAGGCCAGAGCTGCTCCGAGAGCTACAGCGGCTGCACGTGACCCACACG CAAGCCCTGCGGAGTTGGTGCTGGACCACGTCGTGGAGCGCAAGCGGCTGGATGACCTGTGCAGCAGCATCATTGACGGCCGCTTCCGGGAGCAGAAG TTCCGGCTGAAGCGCTGCGGCCTGGAGCGCCGGGTATACCTGGTGGAAGAGCATGGCTCAGTccacaacctcagccttccagagagCACGCTGCTACAGGCTGTCACCAACACTCAG GTCATTGATGGCTTTTTTGTGAAGCGCACAGCAGACATTAAGGAGTCAGCCGCCTACCTGGCCCTCTTGACACGGGGCTTGCAGAGACTCTACCAG GGCCACACCCTACGCAGCCGCCCCTGGGGAACCCCTGGGAACCCTGAATCAGGGGCCATGCCCTCTCCAAACCCTCTCTGCTCACTCCTCACCTTCAGTGACTTCAACGCAGGAGCCATCAAGAACAAG GCCCAGTCAGTGCGAGAAGTGTTTGCCCGGCAGCTGATGCAGGTGCGTGGAGTGAGTGGGGAGAAGGCAGCAGCCCTGGTAGATCGATACAGCACCCCTGCCAG CCTCCTGGCCGCCTATGATGCCTGTGCAACCCCCAAGGAACAAGAGACACTACTGAGCACCATCAAGTGTGGGCGTCTGCAGAG GAACCTGGGGCCTGCTCTGAGCAGGACTTTGTCCCAGCTCTACTGCAGCTACAGCCCCCTCACCTGA
- the MUS81 gene encoding crossover junction endonuclease MUS81 isoform X1 has translation MAAPVRLGRKRPLPACPNPLFVRWLTEWRDEATRSGRRTRFVFQKALRSLRRYPLPLRSGKEAKILQHFGDGLCRMLDERLQRHRTSGGDHAPGSPSGQNRPAPQGRPAEVQDSSMPVPAQPKVGGSGSYWPARHSGARVILLLLYQEHLNPNGHQFLTKEELLQRCAQKAPKVAPGRARPWPALRSLLHRNLVLRTHQPARYSLTPEGLELAQKLAESEGLSLLNVGIRPEEPPGEETAVPGAASAELASEAGVQQPPLELRPGEYRVLLCVDTGETRGAGHRPELLRELQRLHVTHTVRKLHVGDFVWVAQETNPRDPAASPAELVLDHVVERKRLDDLCSSIIDGRFREQKFRLKRCGLERRVYLVEEHGSVHNLSLPESTLLQAVTNTQVIDGFFVKRTADIKESAAYLALLTRGLQRLYQGHTLRSRPWGTPGNPESGAMPSPNPLCSLLTFSDFNAGAIKNKAQSVREVFARQLMQVRGVSGEKAAALVDRYSTPASLLAAYDACATPKEQETLLSTIKCGRLQRNLGPALSRTLSQLYCSYSPLT, from the exons ATGGCGGCACCCGTCCGCCTGGGTCGGAAGCGCCCGCTGCCTGCCTGTCCCAACCCGCTCTTCGTTCGCTGGCTGACCGAGTGGCGGGACGAGGCGACCCGCAGCGGGCGCCGCACGCGCTTCGTGTTTCAGAAG GCGCTGCGCTCCCTCCGGCGGTACCCACTGCCGCTGCGCAGCGGGAAGGAAGCTAAGATTCTGCAGCACTTCGGAGACGGGCTCTGCCGGATGCTGGACGAGCGGCTGCAGCGGCACCGAACATCGGGCG GTGACCATGCCCCAGGCTCACCATCTGGACAGAACAGGCCAGCACCGCAGGGGCGACCTGCAGAAGTCCAGGACTCTTCCATGCCA GTTCCTGCCCAGCCCAAAGTGGGAGGCTCTGGCAGCTACTGGCCAGCTCGGCACTCAGGAGCTCGAGTAATACTGTTGCTGCTCTACCAGGAGCACCTG AATCCTAATGGCCACCAGTTCTTAACCAAGGAGGAGCTGCTGCAGAGGTGTGCTCAGAAGGCCCCCAAG GTAGCCCCTGGGAGAGCTCGACCCTGGCCAGCCCTCCGCTCCCTCCTCCACAGGAACCTGGTCCTCAGGACACACCAGCCAGCCAG gtacTCATTGACCCCAGAGGGCCTGGAGCTGGCCCAGAAGTTGGCTGAATCGGAAGGCCTGAGCTTGCTGAATGTGGGCATCAGGCCCGAAGAGCCCCCTGGGGAGGAGACAGCAGTGCCAGGAGCAGCTTCAGCAGAGCT TGCCAGTGAAGCGGGGGTCCAGCAGCCGCCACTAGAGCTGAGGCCTGGAGAATACAGGGTACTATTGTGTGTGGACACCGGCGAGACCCGGGG GGCAGGGCACAGGCCAGAGCTGCTCCGAGAGCTACAGCGGCTGCACGTGACCCACACGGTGCGCAAGCTGCATGTTGGGGATTTTGTGTGGGTGGCACAGGAGACCAATCCTAGAGATCCAG CAGCAAGCCCTGCGGAGTTGGTGCTGGACCACGTCGTGGAGCGCAAGCGGCTGGATGACCTGTGCAGCAGCATCATTGACGGCCGCTTCCGGGAGCAGAAG TTCCGGCTGAAGCGCTGCGGCCTGGAGCGCCGGGTATACCTGGTGGAAGAGCATGGCTCAGTccacaacctcagccttccagagagCACGCTGCTACAGGCTGTCACCAACACTCAG GTCATTGATGGCTTTTTTGTGAAGCGCACAGCAGACATTAAGGAGTCAGCCGCCTACCTGGCCCTCTTGACACGGGGCTTGCAGAGACTCTACCAG GGCCACACCCTACGCAGCCGCCCCTGGGGAACCCCTGGGAACCCTGAATCAGGGGCCATGCCCTCTCCAAACCCTCTCTGCTCACTCCTCACCTTCAGTGACTTCAACGCAGGAGCCATCAAGAACAAG GCCCAGTCAGTGCGAGAAGTGTTTGCCCGGCAGCTGATGCAGGTGCGTGGAGTGAGTGGGGAGAAGGCAGCAGCCCTGGTAGATCGATACAGCACCCCTGCCAG CCTCCTGGCCGCCTATGATGCCTGTGCAACCCCCAAGGAACAAGAGACACTACTGAGCACCATCAAGTGTGGGCGTCTGCAGAG GAACCTGGGGCCTGCTCTGAGCAGGACTTTGTCCCAGCTCTACTGCAGCTACAGCCCCCTCACCTGA
- the MUS81 gene encoding crossover junction endonuclease MUS81 isoform X2 — translation MAAPVRLGRKRPLPACPNPLFVRWLTEWRDEATRSGRRTRFVFQKALRSLRRYPLPLRSGKEAKILQHFGDGLCRMLDERLQRHRTSGGDHAPGSPSGQNRPAPQGRPAEVQDSSMPVPAQPKVGGSGSYWPARHSGARVILLLLYQEHLNPNGHQFLTKEELLQRCAQKAPKVAPGRARPWPALRSLLHRNLVLRTHQPARYSLTPEGLELAQKLAESEGLSLLNVGIRPEEPPGEETAVPGAASAELASEAGVQQPPLELRPGEYRVLLCVDTGETRGAGHRPELLRELQRLHVTHTVRKLHVGDFVWVAQETNPRDPASPAELVLDHVVERKRLDDLCSSIIDGRFREQKFRLKRCGLERRVYLVEEHGSVHNLSLPESTLLQAVTNTQVIDGFFVKRTADIKESAAYLALLTRGLQRLYQGHTLRSRPWGTPGNPESGAMPSPNPLCSLLTFSDFNAGAIKNKAQSVREVFARQLMQVRGVSGEKAAALVDRYSTPASLLAAYDACATPKEQETLLSTIKCGRLQRNLGPALSRTLSQLYCSYSPLT, via the exons ATGGCGGCACCCGTCCGCCTGGGTCGGAAGCGCCCGCTGCCTGCCTGTCCCAACCCGCTCTTCGTTCGCTGGCTGACCGAGTGGCGGGACGAGGCGACCCGCAGCGGGCGCCGCACGCGCTTCGTGTTTCAGAAG GCGCTGCGCTCCCTCCGGCGGTACCCACTGCCGCTGCGCAGCGGGAAGGAAGCTAAGATTCTGCAGCACTTCGGAGACGGGCTCTGCCGGATGCTGGACGAGCGGCTGCAGCGGCACCGAACATCGGGCG GTGACCATGCCCCAGGCTCACCATCTGGACAGAACAGGCCAGCACCGCAGGGGCGACCTGCAGAAGTCCAGGACTCTTCCATGCCA GTTCCTGCCCAGCCCAAAGTGGGAGGCTCTGGCAGCTACTGGCCAGCTCGGCACTCAGGAGCTCGAGTAATACTGTTGCTGCTCTACCAGGAGCACCTG AATCCTAATGGCCACCAGTTCTTAACCAAGGAGGAGCTGCTGCAGAGGTGTGCTCAGAAGGCCCCCAAG GTAGCCCCTGGGAGAGCTCGACCCTGGCCAGCCCTCCGCTCCCTCCTCCACAGGAACCTGGTCCTCAGGACACACCAGCCAGCCAG gtacTCATTGACCCCAGAGGGCCTGGAGCTGGCCCAGAAGTTGGCTGAATCGGAAGGCCTGAGCTTGCTGAATGTGGGCATCAGGCCCGAAGAGCCCCCTGGGGAGGAGACAGCAGTGCCAGGAGCAGCTTCAGCAGAGCT TGCCAGTGAAGCGGGGGTCCAGCAGCCGCCACTAGAGCTGAGGCCTGGAGAATACAGGGTACTATTGTGTGTGGACACCGGCGAGACCCGGGG GGCAGGGCACAGGCCAGAGCTGCTCCGAGAGCTACAGCGGCTGCACGTGACCCACACGGTGCGCAAGCTGCATGTTGGGGATTTTGTGTGGGTGGCACAGGAGACCAATCCTAGAGATCCAG CAAGCCCTGCGGAGTTGGTGCTGGACCACGTCGTGGAGCGCAAGCGGCTGGATGACCTGTGCAGCAGCATCATTGACGGCCGCTTCCGGGAGCAGAAG TTCCGGCTGAAGCGCTGCGGCCTGGAGCGCCGGGTATACCTGGTGGAAGAGCATGGCTCAGTccacaacctcagccttccagagagCACGCTGCTACAGGCTGTCACCAACACTCAG GTCATTGATGGCTTTTTTGTGAAGCGCACAGCAGACATTAAGGAGTCAGCCGCCTACCTGGCCCTCTTGACACGGGGCTTGCAGAGACTCTACCAG GGCCACACCCTACGCAGCCGCCCCTGGGGAACCCCTGGGAACCCTGAATCAGGGGCCATGCCCTCTCCAAACCCTCTCTGCTCACTCCTCACCTTCAGTGACTTCAACGCAGGAGCCATCAAGAACAAG GCCCAGTCAGTGCGAGAAGTGTTTGCCCGGCAGCTGATGCAGGTGCGTGGAGTGAGTGGGGAGAAGGCAGCAGCCCTGGTAGATCGATACAGCACCCCTGCCAG CCTCCTGGCCGCCTATGATGCCTGTGCAACCCCCAAGGAACAAGAGACACTACTGAGCACCATCAAGTGTGGGCGTCTGCAGAG GAACCTGGGGCCTGCTCTGAGCAGGACTTTGTCCCAGCTCTACTGCAGCTACAGCCCCCTCACCTGA
- the MUS81 gene encoding crossover junction endonuclease MUS81 isoform X3 encodes MAAPVRLGRKRPLPACPNPLFVRWLTEWRDEATRSGRRTRFVFQKALRSLRRYPLPLRSGKEAKILQHFGDGLCRMLDERLQRHRTSGGDHAPGSPSGQNRPAPQGRPAEVQDSSMPVPAQPKVGGSGSYWPARHSGARVILLLLYQEHLNPNGHQFLTKEELLQRCAQKAPKVAPGRARPWPALRSLLHRNLVLRTHQPARYSLTPEGLELAQKLAESEGLSLLNVGIRPEEPPGEETAVPGAASAELASEAGVQQPPLELRPGEYRVLLCVDTGETRGLPSLPLQGRAQARAAPRATAAARDPHAASPAELVLDHVVERKRLDDLCSSIIDGRFREQKFRLKRCGLERRVYLVEEHGSVHNLSLPESTLLQAVTNTQVIDGFFVKRTADIKESAAYLALLTRGLQRLYQGHTLRSRPWGTPGNPESGAMPSPNPLCSLLTFSDFNAGAIKNKAQSVREVFARQLMQVRGVSGEKAAALVDRYSTPASLLAAYDACATPKEQETLLSTIKCGRLQRNLGPALSRTLSQLYCSYSPLT; translated from the exons ATGGCGGCACCCGTCCGCCTGGGTCGGAAGCGCCCGCTGCCTGCCTGTCCCAACCCGCTCTTCGTTCGCTGGCTGACCGAGTGGCGGGACGAGGCGACCCGCAGCGGGCGCCGCACGCGCTTCGTGTTTCAGAAG GCGCTGCGCTCCCTCCGGCGGTACCCACTGCCGCTGCGCAGCGGGAAGGAAGCTAAGATTCTGCAGCACTTCGGAGACGGGCTCTGCCGGATGCTGGACGAGCGGCTGCAGCGGCACCGAACATCGGGCG GTGACCATGCCCCAGGCTCACCATCTGGACAGAACAGGCCAGCACCGCAGGGGCGACCTGCAGAAGTCCAGGACTCTTCCATGCCA GTTCCTGCCCAGCCCAAAGTGGGAGGCTCTGGCAGCTACTGGCCAGCTCGGCACTCAGGAGCTCGAGTAATACTGTTGCTGCTCTACCAGGAGCACCTG AATCCTAATGGCCACCAGTTCTTAACCAAGGAGGAGCTGCTGCAGAGGTGTGCTCAGAAGGCCCCCAAG GTAGCCCCTGGGAGAGCTCGACCCTGGCCAGCCCTCCGCTCCCTCCTCCACAGGAACCTGGTCCTCAGGACACACCAGCCAGCCAG gtacTCATTGACCCCAGAGGGCCTGGAGCTGGCCCAGAAGTTGGCTGAATCGGAAGGCCTGAGCTTGCTGAATGTGGGCATCAGGCCCGAAGAGCCCCCTGGGGAGGAGACAGCAGTGCCAGGAGCAGCTTCAGCAGAGCT TGCCAGTGAAGCGGGGGTCCAGCAGCCGCCACTAGAGCTGAGGCCTGGAGAATACAGGGTACTATTGTGTGTGGACACCGGCGAGACCCGGGG GCTTCCTTCCTTGCCACTCCAGGGCAGGGCACAGGCCAGAGCTGCTCCGAGAGCTACAGCGGCTGCACGTGACCCACACG CAGCAAGCCCTGCGGAGTTGGTGCTGGACCACGTCGTGGAGCGCAAGCGGCTGGATGACCTGTGCAGCAGCATCATTGACGGCCGCTTCCGGGAGCAGAAG TTCCGGCTGAAGCGCTGCGGCCTGGAGCGCCGGGTATACCTGGTGGAAGAGCATGGCTCAGTccacaacctcagccttccagagagCACGCTGCTACAGGCTGTCACCAACACTCAG GTCATTGATGGCTTTTTTGTGAAGCGCACAGCAGACATTAAGGAGTCAGCCGCCTACCTGGCCCTCTTGACACGGGGCTTGCAGAGACTCTACCAG GGCCACACCCTACGCAGCCGCCCCTGGGGAACCCCTGGGAACCCTGAATCAGGGGCCATGCCCTCTCCAAACCCTCTCTGCTCACTCCTCACCTTCAGTGACTTCAACGCAGGAGCCATCAAGAACAAG GCCCAGTCAGTGCGAGAAGTGTTTGCCCGGCAGCTGATGCAGGTGCGTGGAGTGAGTGGGGAGAAGGCAGCAGCCCTGGTAGATCGATACAGCACCCCTGCCAG CCTCCTGGCCGCCTATGATGCCTGTGCAACCCCCAAGGAACAAGAGACACTACTGAGCACCATCAAGTGTGGGCGTCTGCAGAG GAACCTGGGGCCTGCTCTGAGCAGGACTTTGTCCCAGCTCTACTGCAGCTACAGCCCCCTCACCTGA
- the MUS81 gene encoding crossover junction endonuclease MUS81 isoform X5 → MAAPVRLGRKRPLPACPNPLFVRWLTEWRDEATRSGRRTRFVFQKALRSLRRYPLPLRSGKEAKILQHFGDGLCRMLDERLQRHRTSGGDHAPGSPSGQNRPAPQGRPAEVQDSSMPVPAQPKVGGSGSYWPARHSGARVILLLLYQEHLNPNGHQFLTKEELLQRCAQKAPKVAPGRARPWPALRSLLHRNLVLRTHQPARYSLTPEGLELAQKLAESEGLSLLNVGIRPEEPPGEETAVPGAASAELASEAGVQQPPLELRPGEYRVLLCVDTGETRGAGHRPELLRELQRLHVTHTVRKLHVGDFVWVAQETNPRDPAASPAELVLDHVVERKRLDDLCSSIIDGRFREQKFRLKRCGLERRVYLVEEHGSVHNLSLPESTLLQAVTNTQVIDGFFVKRTADIKESAAYLALLTRGLQRLYQGLAQITPDPALPQTQAQSVREVFARQLMQVRGVSGEKAAALVDRYSTPASLLAAYDACATPKEQETLLSTIKCGRLQRNLGPALSRTLSQLYCSYSPLT, encoded by the exons ATGGCGGCACCCGTCCGCCTGGGTCGGAAGCGCCCGCTGCCTGCCTGTCCCAACCCGCTCTTCGTTCGCTGGCTGACCGAGTGGCGGGACGAGGCGACCCGCAGCGGGCGCCGCACGCGCTTCGTGTTTCAGAAG GCGCTGCGCTCCCTCCGGCGGTACCCACTGCCGCTGCGCAGCGGGAAGGAAGCTAAGATTCTGCAGCACTTCGGAGACGGGCTCTGCCGGATGCTGGACGAGCGGCTGCAGCGGCACCGAACATCGGGCG GTGACCATGCCCCAGGCTCACCATCTGGACAGAACAGGCCAGCACCGCAGGGGCGACCTGCAGAAGTCCAGGACTCTTCCATGCCA GTTCCTGCCCAGCCCAAAGTGGGAGGCTCTGGCAGCTACTGGCCAGCTCGGCACTCAGGAGCTCGAGTAATACTGTTGCTGCTCTACCAGGAGCACCTG AATCCTAATGGCCACCAGTTCTTAACCAAGGAGGAGCTGCTGCAGAGGTGTGCTCAGAAGGCCCCCAAG GTAGCCCCTGGGAGAGCTCGACCCTGGCCAGCCCTCCGCTCCCTCCTCCACAGGAACCTGGTCCTCAGGACACACCAGCCAGCCAG gtacTCATTGACCCCAGAGGGCCTGGAGCTGGCCCAGAAGTTGGCTGAATCGGAAGGCCTGAGCTTGCTGAATGTGGGCATCAGGCCCGAAGAGCCCCCTGGGGAGGAGACAGCAGTGCCAGGAGCAGCTTCAGCAGAGCT TGCCAGTGAAGCGGGGGTCCAGCAGCCGCCACTAGAGCTGAGGCCTGGAGAATACAGGGTACTATTGTGTGTGGACACCGGCGAGACCCGGGG GGCAGGGCACAGGCCAGAGCTGCTCCGAGAGCTACAGCGGCTGCACGTGACCCACACGGTGCGCAAGCTGCATGTTGGGGATTTTGTGTGGGTGGCACAGGAGACCAATCCTAGAGATCCAG CAGCAAGCCCTGCGGAGTTGGTGCTGGACCACGTCGTGGAGCGCAAGCGGCTGGATGACCTGTGCAGCAGCATCATTGACGGCCGCTTCCGGGAGCAGAAG TTCCGGCTGAAGCGCTGCGGCCTGGAGCGCCGGGTATACCTGGTGGAAGAGCATGGCTCAGTccacaacctcagccttccagagagCACGCTGCTACAGGCTGTCACCAACACTCAG GTCATTGATGGCTTTTTTGTGAAGCGCACAGCAGACATTAAGGAGTCAGCCGCCTACCTGGCCCTCTTGACACGGGGCTTGCAGAGACTCTACCAG GGCCTGGCCCAGATCACCCCTGATCCAGCCCTTCCCCAAACCCAGGCCCAGTCAGTGCGAGAAGTGTTTGCCCGGCAGCTGATGCAGGTGCGTGGAGTGAGTGGGGAGAAGGCAGCAGCCCTGGTAGATCGATACAGCACCCCTGCCAG CCTCCTGGCCGCCTATGATGCCTGTGCAACCCCCAAGGAACAAGAGACACTACTGAGCACCATCAAGTGTGGGCGTCTGCAGAG GAACCTGGGGCCTGCTCTGAGCAGGACTTTGTCCCAGCTCTACTGCAGCTACAGCCCCCTCACCTGA